The Apium graveolens cultivar Ventura chromosome 11, ASM990537v1, whole genome shotgun sequence genome has a window encoding:
- the LOC141696324 gene encoding uncharacterized protein LOC141696324 — MGTMKEENEEAWKWLTGVPFHHWTRSHFMNDSKCDLLLNNMCESFNRCILRAREEGVLVMLEMIRVYLMRRLQNKREEMESWGDRKLTPKINSLVEKYKKWCGGCYSTYAGYDHFEVTTVNGSKYTVNIGHRSCGCKKWDLSGIPCHHGIDCLNRLGANVDEYVDPIYYEENYRKAYSGIIYPMNGHTEWERCNMVMKPPMVEKQPGRPKKRRRPEMTDVIEKEEHGKRMMYRSTQLIARCGQCHLTGHNRRTCPSLKEKNEATINEGSDEPEIEETYNEATINEGANLVKDMFTLRYGPRCRFTADTG, encoded by the exons ATGGGTACAATGAAGGAGGAGAATGAAGAGGCTTGGAAATGGTTGACTGGAGTTCCATTTCACCACTGGACAAGGTCACACTTCATGAATGATTCAAAGTGTGACCTTTTACTAAACAACATGTGTGAAAGTTTTAATAGGTGCATCTTGAGGGCTAGGGAAGAAGGTGTTTTAGTGATGTTAGAAATGATTAGAGTATATCTAATGAGGAGGTTGCAGAACAAGAGGGAAGAAATGGAGTCTTGGGGAGATAGAAAGCTTACACCAAAGATAAACTCTTTGGTTGAGAAATACAAGAAATGGTGTGGAGGCTGTTACTCTACATATGCAGGCTATGATCATTTTGAGGTAACAACGGTGAATGGTTCAAAGTATACAGTAAACATTGGTCATAGAAGTTGTGGTTGCAAGAAGTGGGATCTTAGTGGCATACCATGTCACCATGGTATTGATTGTCTGAACAGATTGGGGGCTAATGTTGATGAATATGTTGATCCTATATATTATGAGGAAAATTACAGAAAGGCATACTCTGGAATTATTTATCCAATGAATGGTCACACGGAATGGGAGAGATGTAACATGGTGATGAAACCACCCATGGTTGAGAAGCAACCTGGAAGACCCAAGAAAAGGAGGAGGCCTGAGATGACAGATGTAATTGAGAAAGAAGAACATGGAAAGAGGATGATGTACAGGTCTACTCAACTTATAGCGAG GTGTGGACAGTGTCATTTGACAGGACATAATAGGAGGACATGTCCCTCACTCAAGGAGAAGAATGAAGCAACAATAAATGAGGGCAGTGATGAGCCAGAGATTGAGGAGACCTACAATGAAGCAACAATAAATGAGGGGGCAAATTTAGTAAAAGATATGTTTACCCTCCGATATGGGCCTAGATGTCGTTTTACTGCCGATACGGGCTAA